A genomic region of Candidatus Neomarinimicrobiota bacterium contains the following coding sequences:
- a CDS encoding DUF72 domain-containing protein, with product MLQNQTQPITDRAIQLAQQSGIYLGSSSWKYEGWQGLVYNDHYPSQKAFQRRCLAEYARHFPAVGVDATFYRFPEPRLIEELDALTPANFRFGLKVTEEITVYKYTTHPRYGSRKGQDNPNFLDGELFTTDFLDIVSGLGHKLGPIIFQFGTLPGRVVSDGTFLRQIDDFLSGLPPGYQYAVEIRNRQLFNEDYFDVLRRHEVAHIHTSWSWMPTFAEQVARQGSFTANYFVMRLLTPPQVAYQDAVEAFFPYQRILKPLPQVRQALITHLSHAIRANSPGYVFVNNRLEGASPLTIEQVLDQLIEPQ from the coding sequence ATGCTGCAAAACCAGACTCAACCCATCACTGACCGGGCTATCCAGCTGGCTCAACAGTCAGGCATCTATTTGGGCTCTTCGTCATGGAAGTACGAGGGCTGGCAGGGGCTGGTCTATAATGACCACTATCCCAGCCAGAAGGCTTTCCAGCGGCGGTGCCTGGCTGAGTATGCCCGCCACTTTCCCGCCGTTGGGGTTGACGCTACTTTTTACCGCTTCCCGGAGCCGCGCCTAATAGAAGAGCTGGATGCCCTCACACCAGCCAATTTCCGCTTCGGCCTGAAAGTCACCGAAGAGATCACCGTTTATAAATACACCACTCACCCCCGTTACGGCAGCCGCAAGGGACAGGATAACCCGAACTTTCTGGACGGCGAACTGTTCACAACCGATTTCCTGGACATAGTATCCGGCTTGGGTCATAAGCTGGGGCCTATTATCTTCCAATTCGGTACCCTGCCCGGGAGAGTGGTAAGTGATGGCACCTTTCTACGGCAGATCGACGATTTCCTCAGCGGTTTACCACCGGGCTATCAGTATGCCGTTGAGATTCGCAATCGCCAGCTTTTCAATGAGGACTACTTTGATGTGCTGCGCAGGCACGAGGTTGCCCACATCCATACCTCCTGGAGCTGGATGCCCACTTTTGCCGAGCAGGTCGCCAGGCAAGGGTCTTTCACCGCCAACTATTTCGTCATGCGCCTACTAACACCACCTCAGGTGGCTTACCAGGACGCTGTAGAGGCCTTCTTCCCGTATCAGCGTATTCTCAAGCCGCTGCCGCAGGTAAGACAGGCCCTCATTACGCATCTCAGCCACGCCATCCGGGCCAATTCTCCGGGGTATGTGTTCGTCAACAACCGTCTGGAGGGAGCTTCACCACTTACCATCGAGCAGGTGTTAGACCAGCTAATCGAACCCCAGTGA